In Eriocheir sinensis breed Jianghai 21 chromosome 29, ASM2467909v1, whole genome shotgun sequence, a single genomic region encodes these proteins:
- the LOC127005185 gene encoding macoilin-1-like, translating to MKKRNVDYAKLRRPLRRTKIGEGLYGSTFVYIKFLLVWLLVLAADFLLEFRFEYLWPFWLLLRSVYDSFRYQGLAFSVLFVCMALTSDMICLLFIPVNWLFFAASTYVWVQFVWHTERGVCMPTVILWALFIYIEALVRLKDIRSVPFHLDLCRPFAAHCIGYPVVTLGFGLKSYVGYRLRQRKQREVAKENEFYLQLLQEALPPELQVSSSPDRCVREKREEVTMNGEVEVATSSLNHTGGSCNLSSSCSSSSSSSSSSSSSSSSSSSSSSSSSGVCGGGGGVRGGGGGRGVRVDSRSPELSQGGEEGTPPPPTSIHHRPEKNRLPNGSTIHAELEYMQKKGWSNSRSVNDYDESLEAEKDKNAKGSSTTSPGGGGAPSPCGGSTGPHSPSLASTPIEGEKKRVNASMQSNGSAKLPGSHTNNLRDSGSGGGSGGGGGGGGGGSSSSSRDKKNKNKESNRDSSHAGTKDDSVSIIRLEADIKRLKADLQASRQTEQELRNQINHLISSDKITQQEMNQLQQDNDNLQNKLHGLVTARQNDRVTISNLERRLQEERRAKQAAENQVSVLERRQKKAEEQAQARAHALANAKNECGESCRGRRNEMESEIKRLRRDQRISEDRVHTMERENMALRQFKESQNDTEVLMSALSAMQDKNTHLETSLSAETRVKLDLFSALGEAKRQLEISQGLVTSKDKEIEELKAKITEVLAVCPPTSFTNTPLDTTPIHYTSKLLPQVTTSGMEPAPANLVMVDGLMDASPLDTLCGLAFSPAGAPLPPRPHTISPPVAISPPVPLSPSVPLSPPAPISPPIPKKPQHSTLDPNARVYTPKGTVVTSEA from the exons atgaagaagagaaatgtggATTATGCTAAGCTTCGTAGACCGCTAAGACGGACCAAAATTGGTGAAGGATTATACGGGAG CACCTTTGTGTACATCAAGTTTCTCCTGGTATGGCTACTGGTGTTGGCGGCAGACTTTCTCCTCGAGTTTCGCTTTGAGTACCTGTGGCCCTTCTGGCTCCTCCTCCGCAGTGTGTACGACTCCTTCCGCTATCAGGGTCTG GCTTTTTCAGTGCTGTTCGTCTGCATGGCGCTGACTTCAGACATGATTTGCCTCCTCTTCATCCCAGTTAATTGGCTCTTCTTTGCGGCCTCCACCTACGTGTGGGTCCAATTTGTCTGGCATACAG AGCGAGGTGTATGCATGCCCACGGTAATACTGTGGGCGCTCTTCATATACATAGAGGCTCTCGTCCGCCTCAAAGATATACGCAGCGTTCCCTTCCATCTAGATCTCTGCCGACCCTTCGCAGCGCACTG CATCGGCTATCCAGTGGTGACGCTTGGCTTCGGCCTCAAGAGTTACGTTGGGTATCGCTTGAGACAG agaaagcagcgagaggtggcaaaaGAAAACGAGTTCTACCTGCAGCTTCTTCAGGAGGCTCTTCCACCTGAGCTGCAGGTCTCCTCTAGTCCAGACAGAT gtgtgagggagaagagagaggaggtcaCAATGAATGGGGAGGTGGAGGTAGCCACATCCTCTCTCAATCACACCG GAGGCAGTTGTAACCTCAGTAGCagttgcagcagtagtagtagtagtagcagcagcagcagtagtagcagtagcagtagcagtagcagtagcagcagtagcagcgggGTGtgcggtgggggtggtggggtccggggtgggggagggggccgGGGCGTGCGGGTGGACAGCCGGTCCCCAGAGCTGagccagggaggggaggagggcacccccccgccccccacctccATACACCACCGCCCAGAAAAGAATCGTCTCCCCAACGGCTCCACCATCCACGCAGAACTGGAGTACATGCAGAAGAAGGG ATGGTCCAATTCCCGCTCAGTTAATGACTACGATGAAAGCCTCGAGGCAGAGAAGGACAAGAACGCTAAGGGCTCCTCCACCACTTCTCCCGGGGGTGGTGGGGCGCCCTCTCCCTGCGGGGGCTCCACGGGGCCACACTCCCCGAGCCTGGCCTCCACACCCAtcgagggggagaagaagagagtcaATGCTTCCATGCAG AGCAATGGTTCCGCCAAGCTTCCTGGCTCTCACACCAACAACCTCAGAGACTCTGGGTCGGGTGGTGGaagcgggggcggcggcggcggcggcggcggtggctcctcgtcttcgtcgcgcgacaagaaaaataaaaacaaggagagCAACAGAGACAGCTCTCATGCTGGCACCAAGGATGATAGTGTCAGCATCATAAG GCTGGAGGCAGACATCAAGCGGCTGAAGGCAGACCTGCAGGCGTCGCGGCAGACAGAGCAGGAGCTGCGTAATCAGATCAATCATCTCATCTCCAGCGACAAGATCACCCAGCAGGAGATGAACCAGCTCCAGCAGGACAATGACAACCTGCAGaacaa GCTCCACGGGTTGGTGACGGCGCGCCAGAACGACCGCGTCACCATAAGTAACCTGGAGCGGCGGCTGCAGGAGGAGCGGCGAGCCAAGCAGGCCGCTGAAAACCAGGTGTCCGTGCTGGAGCGGCGGCAGAAAAAGGCCGAGGAGCAGGCACAGGCCAGAGCACACGCCCTCGCCAACGCCAA GAACGAGTGCGGTGAGTCTTGCCGTGGGCGCCGCAATGAGATGGAGTCGGAGATCAAGCGCCTCCGCAGGGACCAGCGCATCTCCGAGGACCGCGTGCACACCATGGAGCGGGAGAACATGGCACTGCGGCAGTTCAAGGAAAGCCAGAACGACACGGAGGTGCTCATGTCTGCCCTCTCTGCCATGCAGGACAAGAACACACACCTTGAGACTTCACTGTCTGCCGAGACACGCGTCAAACTCGACCTGTTCTCTGCCCTCGGGGAAGCCAAGCGCCAACTAGAGATCTCACAGG GACTGGTGACCTCCAAGGACAAGGAGATTGAGGAGCTGAAGGCCAAGATCACCGAGGTCCTGGCAGTGTGCCCCCCCACCAGCTTCACCAACACCCCCCTCGACACCACCCCCATCCACTACACCTCCAAGCTGCTCCCCCAG GTCACCACGTCTGGGATGGAGCCAGCCCCGGCCAACCTAGTGATGGTGGATGGTCTCATGGATGCCTCACCCCTTGACACACTCTGTGGACTGGCCTTCTCCCCTGCCggtgcccctctccctccccgcccacaTACCATCTCCCCCCCTGTGGCTATCTCCCCTCCCGTTCCCCTCTCCCCGtccgtccctctctccccgcCTGCCCCCATCTCCCCGCCCATCCCCAAGAAGCCCCAGCACTCCACCCTTGACCCCAATGCCCGTGTCTACACTCCCAAGGGCACGGTTGTTACCTCTGAAGCCTGA